A stretch of DNA from Anopheles ziemanni chromosome 3, idAnoZiCoDA_A2_x.2, whole genome shotgun sequence:
cgatTTTACTTCTAATTTCCTACTCGCCCCTATAAACGTGATCGACAAACTAGCCGGCTTTGAATCAACCTGTTTTGTAGCATGGTCCTTGGTCGGCACACGTAAACAATCTGATGACAGAACCGTATTTTGATCAAAGGAGGCAGTAGTGTAATTTGTGAACTATGGATATCACATCCCTCTTCAAAGCCTCTGTGAAAACGGTACGCCTAAAATTGCCACCGGACAGCATCCCACAGCAGGACAAGAATCGCATTCTAACGAAAAAGACACCCAAACTagaagtatggaaaaaatccACCCAACTGAAGCAGCAAATTACGATGCTGAGGGATTTTCTGTTGGAGAACCGTGCTGCTTATATGAAGCTGGCGGAGCATCTGAAAAATTCCGCACCCCCAATGACGAACGACGAGCGGGACGTGATCGATCAACAATCGGAGCACATTTTCAGTACCGCGAGCATGATGGTAGCCGAAATGAAGCATGAATGTGCTGAACTACCAGTCGGCAAGCAGACGAAGGAATGCTTGTACCAGGTCATTGAGAGCGTACTCGAGTACGCTTCTGCGATACGCAAGATTGCGCTAGAGCAAAAACAGTTCCGAATCAAGCGCCAGATCGAAACAATCCAGTACATCAAGCTGCAGCCCAAAATGAAAACGGAACTGTATACGAAACCGCTGGAGACGGCACCGGCGCTGGCGGACGGTACACCGTATCAGTCAAATCGCACCGAAAATTTAGACAATTCCCGAAATACGGATAAAAATGTCACCCAAACGATGGACGACATTCAAGAGGATAGTATGCATAACGAATATGAGAATGACGATCTTAGTCCGGAGGATATACAGATGTTCGAGTCGGAAAACGTTCAGCTTTACAATGAACTGAAGGGGCTGTCGGAGGAAGTGGACCAAATCCAGCGTAATGTGGCCGACATTGCACAACTCCAGGATGTGTTTTCTGAGAAGGTAATATCATTTCATCATTTCACGTAGTTTCAGGCCTTAAAACctacttgtttttcttcctacaGATATCAATTCAATCGCCTGATATCGATCGCATTGCTTCAACAGTCGTGGGGTCAACGGAAAACGTGAGGGACGCAAATGAGCAGATAAAACAGGCGATTCAGCGTAACGCTGGACTCCGAGTTTGGGTGCTGTTCTTTCTTATTGTGATGTCTTTTACCTTACTGTTCTTGGATTGGTATAATGAATAAATATGCTGCTTAAAGTTGCGCGGTTCAAGGGCTAAATGTGGCAAATATTGGAACATCGTATGTCGTTATTCATATGTGTACAATTtacgaaaatgaaagaattaCTCGCGAAATACGTAGGGggatttggtttttaattttatctgaTATACATTcagtaaaagaaaggaaataataGTTTTTGAGATACTTTTAACGGGTTTCTTAAATATTCCTGTTGTGCAAGGTTGAGATAATCCGCCCTTCAGGTGCACTAACCTTGTTTTCATCCGGTTCAAATGTGGGGTAGTTTGACAATCAGTTTCGAATAATCTACCTGACCCGGGGTTTCATAGACCTTCACTTTTTATTAAACGTCAGGTGTCAAAAGTCGGAAAGTGCAAAAAATCTTCGATTACTTAACACACTTGTGTCCGTGCAAGTTTTGCTCATTTGCGAAGAACAATATCGAGTGAGTTTTCTGTAAAACAGTGCAGTTTTCTTACCTCCTCCGGGGCCGTTCTAAGGATATTACTTTTTCCGTACCACAGAGATGCTACGCTTTGCAGCTGGACGTGTGTTGGGCGGCCTCCGCAGCGCCGCTGGGCTGAAGAGCAGTCAATCGATGGTCGGAGCGACCATGGTTGTCCGTCACTCGCACAGCAATGAAACCGCCGAGGAGTTCGACAGCCGCTATGAGGCGTACTTCAACCGGCCTGAGATCGATGGCTGGGAGGCCCGCAAGGCCATGAACGACCTGCTCGGCATGGATCTGGTGCCGGAGCCCAAAATCATCGTTTCCGCCCTGAAGGCCTGCCGTCGCCTGAACGACTATGCGCTGGCTGTCCGCTTCCTGGAGGGAGTGAAGGACAAGTGCGGTGACAAGACCAACGAAATCTACCCCTATCTGCTGCAGGAAATTCGTCCCACCCTCACTGAACTGGGCATTTCTACCCCTGAGGAGATGGGCTACGATCAGCCGGAGTTGGCTTTGAAATCGGTGTACGATATGCACTAAATATCCTGCTGAAGtgaagtgtttttctttcggcgTAAGTCTGTGGTGCATGGCCTGCCGTCAACCCGGGCGGAAAGGTTTAGTTGTCAATAATAAATGAATACAAAGCCAGCTGTTACGTAATTGGATACAAAtgctgttggtttttttattgttattaacCACGATTTCAACTGCTATCGAAAGCGGTGAGATTTACTTAGACTTGCtattgtttttccattccgttAGGATACTAGATGCTTGCTCCAAGGTGTCATCCCGCTTGAAAAAGCAGTAGCGCACAAAATCTTCACCAAGCGACATGTGTTCTTCGGCGTAGAACGCCGATGGCGGTATTCCCTGCAGCCCCACATTCTTCGTCATCCATTTTGTGAAACGATAGTCGCGACGCGGATCAGTTTCTCCCGACAGATCGACCTGGCCGGCAAGCTTCGACCAATCAGCGATCATGAAGTATCCACCCTGTGGAACCGTTGGATGCATGCCAATGTCCTCCAAAAATCTGGCCATATAATCTCGCTTCGTAATTAGTTCCTTGGAGATGCTATTGAAGTAGCACTCTGGGCTGGACAACTGGTTCAGTTCCTTTTCAAAACCAACCGCAATCGCTTCCTGGATGGGAGTGGCGCACGTGTACACACAGTTCTGGTGCACCATCTGCAAATTTCTCATCAAATTTTCCGGCCCATAAGCCCATCCGATCTTCCAGCCGGtgagggaaaaagttttcccggcCGAACCGATCGTTATCGTGCGTTCCCACATATCCGGAAGCGTGCAGATGCGCACGTGCTCGTACGGTTCGTACACCATGTGTTCGTAGACTTCGTCCGCGACGCACAGGACATCCCATTTTTTGCACAAATCCGCCACCATCTGCAACTCCTGGCGGCTCATTACTTTTCCCAAGGGATTGTGCGGCgtgttgatgatgatcattttcgttttctcatTGAAAAGTTTCGCCAATTCCAGGGGATCCAGTTTCCAGTCTTCGGAGGATATTGTTCGACCGGTTACCATCTGCAAATAATGAAGAATGACACAACATTGCTGACACATAGCTAGGGAATTTTTAAAGACAAAGCATGCCTTACCGGAACCAGCGGAATAAATCGCGAAACACCGCCAGCGGCTTTGACCATCGGTTCGTAGCAATCGAAGAAAGGTTCAATAATAATTACTTCGTCCCCTTGGTCCACATGACCTTGAATCGTTGCGTACAGCGCCTCGTAAGCGCCAACTGTTACTAGAACCTCACTGAGGGGGTTGATCGTACGCCCCACCAAACCGGAATACATGCGACTCAGCGCCTGCACCAAACGAGGATGGCCGAATCCCCGGGTGTACTGGTTTGCCAACGGGTCCGGGCTGTTGGCGGCGGCCGCAAGCGCATCCAGTGCATACTTCGGAGCATGATAATCCGGGAATCCTTGCCCAAGGTTGAGCGGTTTGTATTGCAGTGCGAGCTGAATATACTCCACCCTATTGGGGGGATGGTTTGGGGATGTAAAATAGAATCACAGTTTGCCAAACCAACCTGTTGAGTGTGAATACTAA
This window harbors:
- the LOC131287464 gene encoding syntaxin-18, translated to MDITSLFKASVKTVRLKLPPDSIPQQDKNRILTKKTPKLEVWKKSTQLKQQITMLRDFLLENRAAYMKLAEHLKNSAPPMTNDERDVIDQQSEHIFSTASMMVAEMKHECAELPVGKQTKECLYQVIESVLEYASAIRKIALEQKQFRIKRQIETIQYIKLQPKMKTELYTKPLETAPALADGTPYQSNRTENLDNSRNTDKNVTQTMDDIQEDSMHNEYENDDLSPEDIQMFESENVQLYNELKGLSEEVDQIQRNVADIAQLQDVFSEKISIQSPDIDRIASTVVGSTENVRDANEQIKQAIQRNAGLRVWVLFFLIVMSFTLLFLDWYNE
- the LOC131288620 gene encoding kynurenine aminotransferase: MLCHRSTFLGRIASQYTRWTLTARTMSTNKFDLPSRYQGATKSVWVEYIQLALQYKPLNLGQGFPDYHAPKYALDALAAAANSPDPLANQYTRGFGHPRLVQALSRMYSGLVGRTINPLSEVLVTVGAYEALYATIQGHVDQGDEVIIIEPFFDCYEPMVKAAGGVSRFIPLVPMVTGRTISSEDWKLDPLELAKLFNEKTKMIIINTPHNPLGKVMSRQELQMVADLCKKWDVLCVADEVYEHMVYEPYEHVRICTLPDMWERTITIGSAGKTFSLTGWKIGWAYGPENLMRNLQMVHQNCVYTCATPIQEAIAVGFEKELNQLSSPECYFNSISKELITKRDYMARFLEDIGMHPTVPQGGYFMIADWSKLAGQVDLSGETDPRRDYRFTKWMTKNVGLQGIPPSAFYAEEHMSLGEDFVRYCFFKRDDTLEQASSILTEWKNNSKSK
- the LOC131288621 gene encoding cytochrome c oxidase subunit 5A, mitochondrial, which gives rise to MLRFAAGRVLGGLRSAAGLKSSQSMVGATMVVRHSHSNETAEEFDSRYEAYFNRPEIDGWEARKAMNDLLGMDLVPEPKIIVSALKACRRLNDYALAVRFLEGVKDKCGDKTNEIYPYLLQEIRPTLTELGISTPEEMGYDQPELALKSVYDMH